The nucleotide window GACCCGGTGTGCCGTCCCTCAAGCCTTTACAGACGGAAGATCCCGTAGTGCGGATCGTCGATCGGTGCATTGAGCGAGGCAGAAATCGACATGCCAAGCGCGTTGCGTGTGTCCGCCGGGTCGAGGATGCCGTCGTCCCACAATTCCGAGGTCGAGGTATAAGCCTCGACATCGCGCTTGTATTTTTCCAGCACCGGTTCGCGGATCGCGGCGATTTCTTCTTCGGTCAGCTCTTTGCCTTCGCGCTGAAGCTGCCGGATCTTGACGTCCGCCATGGTATTGGCGGCCTGATCCGCCCCCATCACGCCGATCTCGGCCTGGGGCCACATGAAGAGCGTGCGCGCGTCCCAGGCCCGTCCGCACATCCCGTAGTTGCCGGCCCCGTAAGACGCATTGGCGATCACTGTGAACTTCGGCACGACCGAGCCGCCCTGCGCCATCAGCATCTTGGCGCCGTCCTTGGCGATACCGCGTTCTTCGTATTCGCGGCCGACCATGTAGCCGGTGATGTTCTGGAAGAAGACCAGAGGCGTACGGTTCTGATTGCAAAGCTGCATGAAATGCGCCGCCTTGAGCGAACTGTCGTTGAACAGCACCCCGTTGTTGGCAAGGATGCCGACCTTGTAACCCCAGATATGGGCAAAGCCGCACACCATCGTGGTGCCATAGTCCGGCTGGTATTCGTGAAAGCGTGAGCCGTCCACGATCCGGGCCAGAACCTCGCGCATGTCGAACTGGGTTTTCCGGTCCTTTGGAATGATCCCGTAGAGTTCTTTGGGGTCATAGTAAGGCTCTTCATAGGCCGCGGTTTCGATGATCGTTTTCGGCGTGCGCTTCCACTGGCCGACAATCTCGCGGGCCAGTGAAAAGGCGTGTTGTTCGGTCGCGGCGCGATAGTCGCCGGTGCCCGAAACCGAGGTGTGCATGACCGCCCCGCCCAGTTCCTGAACGCCGACCTCCTCGCCGGTGGCCGCCTTGACCAGCGGCGGACCGCCAAGGAAAATCGCCCCCGTGCCTTCGATGATGATGTTGTAGTCGCTCAGCGTCGGCACATAGGCGCCGCCAGCCGTGCAGTGTCCGCCGACCACAGCAATCTGCGGGATATTGGCCTGGCTCAGCTTGACCTGGTTGCGGAACACCCGCCCGCCCAGATACCGGTCGGGAAACACCCCGTGCTGCAGCGGCAGGAAACCGCCCGCGCTGTCGCAGATATGAATGACCGGCAGTCGGTTTTCCAAGGCGACGTCCAGAAGACGCACGATCTTTTTCACGGTATGCGGATACCAGGCACCGCCCTTTACGCTGGCGTCATTGGCATGAATGGCGACCTCGCGGCCCTGCACGATGCCGATTCCAGTTACCACGGCGGCGCCGGGCACCGCCCCGTCATATTCACGACAGGCCGCGAGGGTCGAAAACTCCAGGAACGGCGTGCCGGGGTCCAGCAACAGTTTTAGCCGTTCGCGCACGCCCAGTTTGTTCTGCCGCTCAAGGCGGTCGAAGTCGCGTTGCGGGCGTTCGAAGCGCGCCGCGTACTGGCGGGCGTGAAATTCCTTCAGCCGTTCGGACATGGCAGCATAGTTTGCCTTGTAGTCGGCGGCATTGGTGTCGATCAGACTTTCGATCCTGCGCATGGTTACTCCTCTTCCGGGGCCAGCTGGGCGAGAACGGCCTTCAGCCCGAAACTGTCGCCTGTGGCAAATGGCATTTCGGCGACCACCCCGTCGCGCGGCGCGGTCAGGCTGGTCTCCAGCTTCATGCTTTCGATGACAAGAAGCGTCTGTCCTTCCCTGACCGCATCGCCCGGCTTCACCGCGATCAAGACCACAACCCCCGGCATCGGCGCGAGGATGCGGTCGTCGGCGGCACCGCCGTCGCTGGATGCCAAACGCTGGGCCGGATCGATCCGCCCGATCTCATGGGGCCGGCCATTCAGATGCACGAAGGTCGTATCCGGTCCGGCAGCAAGCCGGAGCCCGCGCACCGCGTCCCCTGCCCGAAGGACGTAGCCCCCCGGCACACCCGTCGGCTCCAGACTGCAGGGAAGCGCGCCCTCGGGTGTGTGCAGCACGAACCGGCTGCCATCGTGGCCCAACCAGCATTCGATCTCAGCGCCGTCGATCTGAAAAATCCGTTGCATCAGTTTCTCCACCCACCCATCTTGCGGTACATTTCCGGTATCTGCATTACATCACTCACCAGGCGCTCGTCCGATAGGGCCGCCGCCGCAATCAACAGGTGGGACACATCCTCGCCCGGCGCGGTCAGCGTCTGGGCCTGCTCGCCCAAGAAGCTGGTCGAAAAGTTGCCTGCGGCAAAGTCAGGATGGGCAAGGATCGCATCCAGGTAACCAGTGTTCGTCGTCACCCCGAGGATGACGTAGTTCCTCACGGCCTGTCGCGCGCGTGCGATGGCCTCGGGACGGTCGGCCCCATGTACGATCAGCTTGGACAGCATCGGGTCGAAACCGGTCGTCACCTTGCCGCCGCTCAGAATGCCGCTGTCCACGCGCACGCCGGGGCCAGAGGGTTCGTCCAGCAGCAGGATATCCCCGATCGCGGGGCGAAAATCGGCCGTCGCGTCCTCGGCACAGATGCGCAGTTCGATAGAGTGTCCGTTCTGTGGAATATCCGCCTGCGCGGTGCTCAGCCCCTCGCCCGCCGCGATACGCAGCTGTTCGGCGACCAGATCGAAGCCGGTCACCAGTTCGGTCACCGGATGTTCGACCTGAAGGCGGGTGTTCATCTCCAGGAAATAAAAGGCCCCGTCCTGTGCATAGATGAATTCGACGGTCCCCGCCCCGCGGTATTTGACGGCACGGGCAATTCCGGCAGCGGTCTCGCAGATCTCATCCCGTTGCTCGGGGGTCAGCGCCGGTGACGGCGTTTCCTCGATGATCTTCTGGAACCGGCGTTGGATCGAACATTCACGTTCCCAGAAATGGACCACGTTGCCCTGTCCGTCGCCCATCACCTGCACCTCGATATGGCGCGGGCGTTCGATATAGCGTTCGACGAAAAGCCGCCCGTCGCCGAAATATCGTTCGCCTTCGCGTCGCGCGGTTTCGATTTCGGTCTCCAATGCGCTGTCCTCGCGCACGACGCGCATGCCCTTGCCACCACCGCCGGCCGACGGTTTGATCAGCAGCGGATAGCCCACGGCGCGGGCGCGTTCGACAAAGCTCGCCGGATCGTCATCCTCGATCGCCGAGGGTGCGACGGGAAATCCGCGTTCCTCGACAAAGGCGCGCGCTCGGACCTTGTCGCCCATCAGGTCGATAACCTCGGACGTCGGGCCGACAAAGGTCACTCCGGCTTTTTCCAGCGCCGCGACAAAACCGGCATTCTCTGACAGAAAGCCATAGCCGGGATGCACCGCGTCCGCGCCGATCCTTTCGGCGGCTTCGACAATCTGAGGAATATCCAGATAGGCGGCCACGGGCGTCGGGCCATCGATGGTCACGATCTCGTCGGCAATCAGGTGGGCGGGCCCCTTCTGCTCCGAGGTATGGCGCAGCACAGCCGTCGCAAGGCCTCGGGCCTTGGCGGTGCGCAACACGCGCGCCGCGATCTCACCCCGATTGGCGACCAGGAGTTTCGAAATGGTCATGGTGTCGTCCTCTTAGTTCGGGTTCGCGGCGTTCAGCCCGTCACGCGCGGCCAGGTCGGCCGGCACGGGAATTTCGATATCAAGCAGCATCTGCGCGAACCCTTTGCCTTGCGGATCGATGCGGACCGAAGCGATGCCCCCCCCGCCCAGCGATTCATGCAGCAGGAAATTCAGCGAATGGCTTCCGGGCAGGTCGAACCGTTCGACCTTGCCTTCGCAGACATGGGCGAAATAGTCTTTCACCACCTCTTCGCTGAGAGCCGAGCGGATATATGGCAGGTAGTCCGGCTTGCGCGCGAGGATGCCGATATTGGCGATGTCCCCCTTGTCGCCCGAGCGGCCCCAGGCCAGATCGACGAGGCGGACCTTGACAGCGTCCGGACCGGGCTCGCGGCTATCTGCGGGCGGTGCGGTAGGCGGATCAAGGTGGACTGGCGTGGTGGCCACGCTCACGGCCACATCCTTGCCGTCGACCTCGACCGCGACGGGGGTCTCGGCCTTGCTCTGAAGGAAGGAGAACAGACGGACCACCGGCTGCACCTTGGGCCGTCCGGCGAAGAACCCGGTCAGACCCTGCGCGGTCGAAATCGCCATCGGTGCGATTTCGCCGGCAAAGATGTTCAGCGCGGCGCGATCGTCATGGACCGCGCCGATCTTGAGCACCACCTCGCGGGTCCGGGCGCGCGCATTTGCCCCATAGGCCGCCTCGGCCCCCAGCACCTCGACGCTGACCTGCCGGAAATCGCCCATGTTGCGGTCGCGGAAAATCCGGCGACAGCGGGTCAGGATCGCCTCGGCCACACGTTCGGCCTTGGCGGGTGCGTCAATCGCGGCCAGTGTCAGGGTAGAGACCGCGCGCCAGCCATCGGCATGGGTCGCCGACACCTTGTAGCTGTCGGTGCGCCCAAGCCCCCTGCCGCCCTTGACCAGCACCCGGTCGGGTCCAACCTGTTCCAGGGTGACCCCGGACCAGTCGCAGATCACGTCGGGCAACAGGTAGGCGCGCGGGTCCCCGATTTCATAGAGCATCTGCTCTCCGACTGACCCGGGCACGACCAGCCCGCCGGTGTCAGGCGTCTTGGTCATGATGAAACTGCCGTCTTCGGACACCTCGACGATGGGCATGCCCATATTGTCCCAACCCGGCACGTCCTGCCAGTCGGTGAAGTTGCCGCCGGTTCCCTGGGGGCCGCATTCGATCAGGTGGCCGGCCAGCGATCCCTGGCTGAGCTTGTCCCAGTCATTGTCGCCCCAGCCGTATTCATGCATCAGGGGACCAAGCGCGACCGCGCTGTCGGCGCAGCGTCCGGTGATCACGATGTCGGCCCCGGCATCCAGCGCGGCAGCGATGGGGCGGGCACCCAGATAGGCATTCATGCTCCAGATATCATCTGGAAATGCGACACCCGAGAACATTTCCGTCTGACCGCTTTTGCGAATTTCATCGGCCCTAGGCAACAGGTCATCGCCCAGCACGACTCCGATGGACAGATCGACCCCGGCCTCGGCGGCGGCTTTGGCAAGCGCATCGCTGCAACCACGCGGGTTCACGCCCCCGGCATTGGCAACGACCTTGATCCCTTTTGCCTTGATATCCGGTAACCAGGGTGCCAGCGCCTTGACGAAATCCGGCGCATAGCCCGACTCGGGCGCTTTGGCGCGGGCCCGCGCCATCAGCGACATTGTCACCTCTGCCAGATAGTCAAACACCAGATAGTCGATCTCGCCCTTTGAGACCAGTTGACCGATCGCTTCCGGCGTATCGCCCAGAAGCCCGATGCACATCCGATGCGCAGTTTTCGTTCCGACATATGCCTCTCCCTCCCCGCTTGATCAGCGGCCCGTCCATTCAGGTTTGCGCTTCGCAATGAAGGCATCGAAGCCTTCGCGCGCGTCTTCGGTCTGCGCTACTCGCGGTAACAGTGTTTCTGCAAACCGCATCTGCTGCGGATAGGTCATGTCCTCCATCGCGTGACAAGCGTATTTTCCCAGCCGGATCGCGCTCGGCGACTGCGCAGCAATCTGGGCAACCAGTTCTGCAACCTTGTCGTCCAACCCCGCGGCATCTGTCACATAGTTGACCAGATTGAACTGCAGGGCCTCCTCGGCCGTCAGAGGAACGCCGGTGATGAACATCTCCATCAGCCTCCGCCGGGGCAGCACGCGCATCATGGGTGGCACGATCGTCATGGGAAACAGACCCACCTTCACTTCCGGCGTTCCGATGCGGGCATGATCCGCCATCACAGCCAGATCGCAGGCACAGATGATGCCCGCCCCCGCCCCCATCGCGACGCCATTGATGCGCGCGATCGTTGGCTTTCGGCACGCCTGTATCGTCTCGAACAACCTTCCGGCAAAATGATCCGGGTCCGCCGGATCCTGAACAAACGGGCCGCCATCCGCCCCCGCCTTGATGTCGCCCCCGGCACAGAAGGCGCGCTCGCCCTCGCCGGTCAGAACGATCACGCGGCAATCGCTGTCCCTCTCGGCGGCATATATGGCGGCCATGATCCCGTCCGCGACCTCACGGTTGAGGGCATTTCGATTATCAGGACGTCGAATCGTGATACGCACTTCTTTGCCGAGCGCCTGCGATTGAACAACGCTCTCAGTCATTTCCGAAGCTCCCCCCTGCATTCAGGACACCGCGCTTTCTTACGTCAGGTCGTCAAAAGCTTGGCTTGATCTATTTTCTAACATGTGTTTGATTTTGGTCAACACTGCGGACGACATTTTTCGGGAGGATGATATGACCACTCAAAGTGAGGCCATCTCGGCTGATCTGGAAGCCATCAGGGCGAACTATTCTTTGACCGATGAGCAACGTCAGATTGTCGATCACGTGGATCGGGTAGCGCGCGAGGTCCTGCACCCGCTGCAGGCGCGCATGGATGACGAGGAATGGTGGCCCGATGATCTGTTCAAGCAGATGGGCGAGCTGGGCCTGCTGGGGATTACCGCGCCCGAAGAGCTTGGCGGATCGGGGCAGAACGAATTCACCCAGGCGCTGGTATCCGAGGTTATCTCGAAATGGAATCCGGCTGTGGGCCTCTCGCACGGGGCGCATGACAACCTGTGCCTGAACAACCTGCTGCGCAATGGATCCGAAGAGCAGGTAAGGAAATATGTGCCGGGTCTTTGCTCGGGCGACCTGGTTGGCGCTCTGGGCCTGACCGAACCGGGCGCGGGGTCCGATGCGCTTGGGTCCATGGCAACCACCGCCCGCCGCGACGGCGATGACTACGTCATCAACGGCTCGAAGATCTACATCACCAACGGGCCGATTGCCGATGTGATCCTGCTTTATGCCAAAACCGACAAGTCGAAGGGCGCCAAGGGCATTTCCGCTTTCATCATCGAGACGGACAATCCCGGTTTCAAGGTGGCGCAAAAGCTTGACAAGATGGGATTCCGCGGCTCGCCAACAGGAGAACTGGTGTTTGAGGATTGCCGCGTACCCGCGTCCGCCATGGTTGGACAGGAAAACACCGGCGTTTCGGTGGTAATGAGCGGGCTGGATCTGGAGCGTGCCATGGTTGCCTCAGTCTGCGTTGGCATGGCCGAACGCGCGCTGGAACTTGGGCTGGAATACGCCAAGATTCGCGAACAGTTCGGCAAGCCGATTGCAAGTTTCCAGATGATGCAGTCGAAACTGGCCGAGATCTACACCGAGGTCGAAACCGCGCGTGCCTTCAGCTATCGGGCGCTGGCCGCCTGTACCGGGTTGCCGAAAGGGGCCGGTGGCCGCGGCGAAATCCACAAGCTGACTGCGGCGGCCTGTCTTTACGCAGGCGAGGCATTCAACAAGGCGGTGACCGAAGCCTGCCATATTCATGGTGGCTCTGGCTACATGCAGGACACCGAGATCAACCGGCTGTTCCGCGCCAACAAATTGTTGGAGATCGGCGCGGGAACAAGCGAAGTCCGCAAGATCATCATTGCCGAAGAACTTTTGCGCGCCTGAGGGGGACGAGACAATGAACAAGCAACTGCGCAACGACACCGCTCTGCCAACACATTTCATGACGGACGAACAGCAGGCCCTGGCCGATCAGGCCGGCAAGTTCTTCATGTCCGAATTCCACCATCTGAATGCGGAAATGGACGATACTGATGACCTGCCGTCTTCGGTTTTCCCCAAGCTGGGCGAAATGGGCTACCTGGGACTGAACGTGCCGCCGGAATTCGGCGGCGCTGGTTTGGATTTTACCTCGGCCTGTATCATCACCGAACAGCTGTCGCGATCCTCTGCGGCCATCGGACTGACCCATGTGGCGCACGACAACCTCTGCGTCAATAATATCTATCGCAACGCCAATGACGAGTTGCGCCGAAAATACCTGCCAGGTCTGTGCGACGGCACGCTGGTGGGAGCCCTGGGTCTGACCGAACCCGGCGCGGGGTCTGATGCGCTTGGCTCGATGCGGACCACGGCCAAAAAGGATGGCGACGACTACATCCTGAACGGCGCCAAGATCTACATCACCAACGGACCGATTGCCGATCTGGTCCTGGTCTATGCCAAGACTTCGCCGGAAAAGGGGGCCAAGGGTATTTCCGCTTTCATCGTGGAAACCGACACGCCCGGTTTCAAGGTGGCGCAGAAGCTCAACAAGATGGGATTCCGCGGCTCGCCGACGGGCGAACTGGTGTTCGAAGATTGCCGCGTTCCGGCCAGAAACATGGTCGGCAAGCTGGATGGCGGCGTTGCCGTTACCATGTCCGGGCTTGATCTGGAACGTGCCATCGTCTGTTTCAACGCACTGGGCATTGCGCAGCGGGCGCTGGATATTTCCATCGATTACGCCAAGACACGCCAGCAGTTCGGCAAGCCGATCGCCAGTTTTCAGATGGTGCAGGCGATGCTGGCCGACATGTATACCCAGATCGAGGCGGCGCGCAGCCTGTCCTTGCGCACCGCGGCCATGTGTGAGGGCCTCGAAGAGGGCGAAGGCGGGCGCGGCGAAATCCACAAGCTCACCGCTGCGGCGATCTACAAGGCCGCTGAGGCGACATCCTTCGTGCTGGACAAAGCTGTCCAGATTCACGGCGGCTCGGGTTACATGCGTGATACAGAAGTGAACCGGCTGTACCGGACCGGTCGCGTGCTTGAGGTCGGCGCAGGCACCCAGGAGGTTCGCAAACTCATCATCTCTGGCGAATTGCTGAAGAACTAGGGGCGGAACATGAGCGAAGCGAAATCAAGGCGTTACGCGTCCGATCTCATGGCGGGCCAGGTTGCCCTGGTCACGGGGTCCGGATCTGGAATGGGCCGGGCGACGGCGATCGAAATGGCCTCTTGCGGGGCCAGGCTTGCGCTGTTCGCGCGCCGCGAAGAGCCGCTGGAAGAGACCGCCGAAATGATCCGGGCGGCGGGGGGCGAGGCCTTTGTCGTGCCCGGAGACACCCGCGACGAAGACAGTATCGAAGCTGCGATGGGGCGGATCAAGGACCACTATGGGCAGTTGGATGTTTTGGTGAACAATGCTGGCGGCCAGTATATCGCACCCGCCCGCGATATCACCAACAAGGGCTTCGAAGCCGTGATCCGCAACAACCTGATCGGGTCTTGGCAGATGACCCGGGCAGCGGCGGATCACTTCATGTACGACAACGGTGGATCGGTTGTATTTGTTACCGCCATCTCGGCGCGCACCGCGCTTACCGGCTTTACACACACCGTCGCCGCACGCGCCGGTGTAACGGGCATGATGAAAACGCTGGCCGCCGAATGGGGCGAGTACGGCATCCGGCTGAACTGCGTCGCACCGGGCACGATCAAGACCGATGCGCTTGGCCGCTATCCGATTCCGCCGGAACAGTGGAAAAAGCTGAACCGCTCGGTCCTGAACCGGATGGGGGCGGCCGAGGACATCGCTGGCACGATCATTTTCCTGGCCTCGAAACTTGGCGGTTTCATCACCGGAGAAGACATTTATGTAGACGGCGGTGAGACCTTGCACATGGGTCATGACGCGCGGGACATGATCAACCCCGCGATGTTCGAGAAACGCGAACGGGGAGATGGCAAGAATGAGTAAACACCCAGTCCTTCTGGAGATTTCCGACAGGATCGCCACGGTCACGCTGAACGACCCGGAGCGGCGCAACCCGGTCACCGGAAACGACATGATCGCTGTCCTTCTGGAGACCTTCGCCAAGGTGCAGGCCGATCCTCAGGTCAGCGTGATGATCCTGACCGGCGCCGACCCGGCCTTTTGTGCCGGCGGCGACATCAAGGAAATGAACGATCCCGACAGCGTGTTCCGCAAGGAGCCGCTGGCGGCGGCGCAGAGCTATGTCGACGGGGTGCAGCGCCTGCCACAGGCGCTCTATAACATGGACATTCCCACCATCGCCGCAGTCAATGGCCCGGCGGTTGGCGCGGGGTGTGACCTGACCATGATGTGCGACATGCGCATCGCATCGGAGAAAGCAAAGTTCGGCGAGGTGTTTCTGAATCTCGGAATCATTCCGGGCGATGCGGGCAGCTGGTTCCTGTTGCGTCGTCTGGGCCACCAGAAGGCCGCCGATCTGACCTTCTCAGGGCGCATGGTCGGGGCCGAAGAGGCGCTGGAGCTTGGCATGGTGCTTGAACTTGTGCCCCATGAAAAATTGATGGGACGGGCCCGCGAACGGGCCGCCGTCATCGCAGCGAAACCACCGCGTGCGGTGCGCGTCGCCAAGCGTCTGATGCGCAATGCCGAACGGATGGATCTACCGGATTTCCTGAATTCTGCGGCGGCCTATCAGGCGCTCATGCATCAGACCGAAGACCATCACGAGGCGGTTGCTGCGTTCATCGAGAAACGAAAACCCAACTTTACAGGGCGCTAATGGAAGAATTGCATGTCTGATATCTCCAAAAAGAAAATGGAGCAAATCGCGCAGATGTGGAATGCGCGCGGCAAGGGTCTGATAACGCATATGGCGCTTGAGATCGAAGAGGTCTCGACTGAAGGCGTTCGCGTTCGGATGCCGTTCAATCCGGACTTTTGCGTCGATGCGGAACAATCGCTGCTGCACGGTGGTATCCTGACGGCACTTCTGGACAGTGTCTTTGGACTTGCGAACTTTGTTGCCATCGAAGGCGTTAGTACCATGGCCACTCTTGACCTCAGAGTTGATTACCTGCGCCCGGCCCGTTCGCGCGCGGATGTCATCGTTCAAGCGCATTGTTTTCGCAAGACCCGCCACATCGCCTTCAATTCCGGCAGCGTCTGGTTCGCGGGCCATGAGCATGCTGAAATAGCCAGGGGAACCGCCTCGTTTGCATTGACGCGCGGCGAAACCAGCCTGTTTGACGCAATGACAAAAGGAAAAGCCTCGTGATGGACGTGCAAACTGTCAATGCCAATGTATCCCGGGTGCCGTTCTTCCGATTTCTCAACTTTGAGGTCAGAAGTCTAGACAGTCTCCATGCTGAGGCGGAAATGACCTTTGATGACCGCCATATCGGTAACCCGATCATGGAGTACTACCATGGCGGCATAATCGCGAGTTTTATGGAGGCCGCCGCCGCCATCGCGGTACAGCCCGATTTCGCCGACGTTCCGGCCAAGCCGATCAACCTGACCGTCGATTACCTCAGACCCGGTGTGAAGGGACCGCTTTTTGCGCGCGCCAATGTCACGCGCAAAGGCAAGCGGATGGCAAGCGTCAGCGTGCTCAGCTGGCAGACGGATCGGGAAAAGGCGGTTGCCGAAGGGCTGTATCACTTCCTTCTGGTCTGACCGGGGCAACCGCTTTCTGGGCTACCTTGTCCTGTCGACGGGGCCGCCTCCCGGTGACAAATTCCTTCCAGTAACAGATTGATGAGCATGCTGGAGAATTCAGGCAGT belongs to Frigidibacter mobilis and includes:
- a CDS encoding acyl-CoA carboxylase subunit beta; this encodes MRRIESLIDTNAADYKANYAAMSERLKEFHARQYAARFERPQRDFDRLERQNKLGVRERLKLLLDPGTPFLEFSTLAACREYDGAVPGAAVVTGIGIVQGREVAIHANDASVKGGAWYPHTVKKIVRLLDVALENRLPVIHICDSAGGFLPLQHGVFPDRYLGGRVFRNQVKLSQANIPQIAVVGGHCTAGGAYVPTLSDYNIIIEGTGAIFLGGPPLVKAATGEEVGVQELGGAVMHTSVSGTGDYRAATEQHAFSLAREIVGQWKRTPKTIIETAAYEEPYYDPKELYGIIPKDRKTQFDMREVLARIVDGSRFHEYQPDYGTTMVCGFAHIWGYKVGILANNGVLFNDSSLKAAHFMQLCNQNRTPLVFFQNITGYMVGREYEERGIAKDGAKMLMAQGGSVVPKFTVIANASYGAGNYGMCGRAWDARTLFMWPQAEIGVMGADQAANTMADVKIRQLQREGKELTEEEIAAIREPVLEKYKRDVEAYTSTSELWDDGILDPADTRNALGMSISASLNAPIDDPHYGIFRL
- a CDS encoding acetyl-CoA carboxylase biotin carboxyl carrier protein subunit gives rise to the protein MEKLMQRIFQIDGAEIECWLGHDGSRFVLHTPEGALPCSLEPTGVPGGYVLRAGDAVRGLRLAAGPDTTFVHLNGRPHEIGRIDPAQRLASSDGGAADDRILAPMPGVVVLIAVKPGDAVREGQTLLVIESMKLETSLTAPRDGVVAEMPFATGDSFGLKAVLAQLAPEEE
- a CDS encoding acetyl-CoA carboxylase biotin carboxylase subunit, coding for MTISKLLVANRGEIAARVLRTAKARGLATAVLRHTSEQKGPAHLIADEIVTIDGPTPVAAYLDIPQIVEAAERIGADAVHPGYGFLSENAGFVAALEKAGVTFVGPTSEVIDLMGDKVRARAFVEERGFPVAPSAIEDDDPASFVERARAVGYPLLIKPSAGGGGKGMRVVREDSALETEIETARREGERYFGDGRLFVERYIERPRHIEVQVMGDGQGNVVHFWERECSIQRRFQKIIEETPSPALTPEQRDEICETAAGIARAVKYRGAGTVEFIYAQDGAFYFLEMNTRLQVEHPVTELVTGFDLVAEQLRIAAGEGLSTAQADIPQNGHSIELRICAEDATADFRPAIGDILLLDEPSGPGVRVDSGILSGGKVTTGFDPMLSKLIVHGADRPEAIARARQAVRNYVILGVTTNTGYLDAILAHPDFAAGNFSTSFLGEQAQTLTAPGEDVSHLLIAAAALSDERLVSDVMQIPEMYRKMGGWRN
- a CDS encoding acyclic terpene utilization AtuA family protein encodes the protein MCIGLLGDTPEAIGQLVSKGEIDYLVFDYLAEVTMSLMARARAKAPESGYAPDFVKALAPWLPDIKAKGIKVVANAGGVNPRGCSDALAKAAAEAGVDLSIGVVLGDDLLPRADEIRKSGQTEMFSGVAFPDDIWSMNAYLGARPIAAALDAGADIVITGRCADSAVALGPLMHEYGWGDNDWDKLSQGSLAGHLIECGPQGTGGNFTDWQDVPGWDNMGMPIVEVSEDGSFIMTKTPDTGGLVVPGSVGEQMLYEIGDPRAYLLPDVICDWSGVTLEQVGPDRVLVKGGRGLGRTDSYKVSATHADGWRAVSTLTLAAIDAPAKAERVAEAILTRCRRIFRDRNMGDFRQVSVEVLGAEAAYGANARARTREVVLKIGAVHDDRAALNIFAGEIAPMAISTAQGLTGFFAGRPKVQPVVRLFSFLQSKAETPVAVEVDGKDVAVSVATTPVHLDPPTAPPADSREPGPDAVKVRLVDLAWGRSGDKGDIANIGILARKPDYLPYIRSALSEEVVKDYFAHVCEGKVERFDLPGSHSLNFLLHESLGGGGIASVRIDPQGKGFAQMLLDIEIPVPADLAARDGLNAANPN
- a CDS encoding enoyl-CoA hydratase-related protein produces the protein MTESVVQSQALGKEVRITIRRPDNRNALNREVADGIMAAIYAAERDSDCRVIVLTGEGERAFCAGGDIKAGADGGPFVQDPADPDHFAGRLFETIQACRKPTIARINGVAMGAGAGIICACDLAVMADHARIGTPEVKVGLFPMTIVPPMMRVLPRRRLMEMFITGVPLTAEEALQFNLVNYVTDAAGLDDKVAELVAQIAAQSPSAIRLGKYACHAMEDMTYPQQMRFAETLLPRVAQTEDAREGFDAFIAKRKPEWTGR
- a CDS encoding acyl-CoA dehydrogenase family protein; this translates as MCLILVNTADDIFREDDMTTQSEAISADLEAIRANYSLTDEQRQIVDHVDRVAREVLHPLQARMDDEEWWPDDLFKQMGELGLLGITAPEELGGSGQNEFTQALVSEVISKWNPAVGLSHGAHDNLCLNNLLRNGSEEQVRKYVPGLCSGDLVGALGLTEPGAGSDALGSMATTARRDGDDYVINGSKIYITNGPIADVILLYAKTDKSKGAKGISAFIIETDNPGFKVAQKLDKMGFRGSPTGELVFEDCRVPASAMVGQENTGVSVVMSGLDLERAMVASVCVGMAERALELGLEYAKIREQFGKPIASFQMMQSKLAEIYTEVETARAFSYRALAACTGLPKGAGGRGEIHKLTAAACLYAGEAFNKAVTEACHIHGGSGYMQDTEINRLFRANKLLEIGAGTSEVRKIIIAEELLRA
- a CDS encoding acyl-CoA dehydrogenase family protein; the protein is MNKQLRNDTALPTHFMTDEQQALADQAGKFFMSEFHHLNAEMDDTDDLPSSVFPKLGEMGYLGLNVPPEFGGAGLDFTSACIITEQLSRSSAAIGLTHVAHDNLCVNNIYRNANDELRRKYLPGLCDGTLVGALGLTEPGAGSDALGSMRTTAKKDGDDYILNGAKIYITNGPIADLVLVYAKTSPEKGAKGISAFIVETDTPGFKVAQKLNKMGFRGSPTGELVFEDCRVPARNMVGKLDGGVAVTMSGLDLERAIVCFNALGIAQRALDISIDYAKTRQQFGKPIASFQMVQAMLADMYTQIEAARSLSLRTAAMCEGLEEGEGGRGEIHKLTAAAIYKAAEATSFVLDKAVQIHGGSGYMRDTEVNRLYRTGRVLEVGAGTQEVRKLIISGELLKN
- a CDS encoding SDR family NAD(P)-dependent oxidoreductase, coding for MSEAKSRRYASDLMAGQVALVTGSGSGMGRATAIEMASCGARLALFARREEPLEETAEMIRAAGGEAFVVPGDTRDEDSIEAAMGRIKDHYGQLDVLVNNAGGQYIAPARDITNKGFEAVIRNNLIGSWQMTRAAADHFMYDNGGSVVFVTAISARTALTGFTHTVAARAGVTGMMKTLAAEWGEYGIRLNCVAPGTIKTDALGRYPIPPEQWKKLNRSVLNRMGAAEDIAGTIIFLASKLGGFITGEDIYVDGGETLHMGHDARDMINPAMFEKRERGDGKNE
- a CDS encoding enoyl-CoA hydratase-related protein, which codes for MSKHPVLLEISDRIATVTLNDPERRNPVTGNDMIAVLLETFAKVQADPQVSVMILTGADPAFCAGGDIKEMNDPDSVFRKEPLAAAQSYVDGVQRLPQALYNMDIPTIAAVNGPAVGAGCDLTMMCDMRIASEKAKFGEVFLNLGIIPGDAGSWFLLRRLGHQKAADLTFSGRMVGAEEALELGMVLELVPHEKLMGRARERAAVIAAKPPRAVRVAKRLMRNAERMDLPDFLNSAAAYQALMHQTEDHHEAVAAFIEKRKPNFTGR
- a CDS encoding PaaI family thioesterase, encoding MSDISKKKMEQIAQMWNARGKGLITHMALEIEEVSTEGVRVRMPFNPDFCVDAEQSLLHGGILTALLDSVFGLANFVAIEGVSTMATLDLRVDYLRPARSRADVIVQAHCFRKTRHIAFNSGSVWFAGHEHAEIARGTASFALTRGETSLFDAMTKGKAS
- a CDS encoding PaaI family thioesterase, giving the protein MDVQTVNANVSRVPFFRFLNFEVRSLDSLHAEAEMTFDDRHIGNPIMEYYHGGIIASFMEAAAAIAVQPDFADVPAKPINLTVDYLRPGVKGPLFARANVTRKGKRMASVSVLSWQTDREKAVAEGLYHFLLV